The uncultured Desulfatiglans sp. DNA window GTCGTCGGCCGCATCTGCCACCGCCTCATGCGCATGGGCAAACCCTGCATCCCGGCCGATATCGACGCCCTCCTCTGGACCCTCGGACAGGAAGAACGCTACCGGGAAAGGCCCTACCACCGGACGGAGACGATCTTCTACTGACGTCTCTTCAATGCCTTCTCAGGCAAAATCCCCTGCCGACCCCTGTCTTTATGGCGATTCATCCTGGCATCATCCCATCATCGTCAGCCGGAAACCGAGAGGGGGAAAGAGGTTTTCCCGAATCCGACGGCGAAAAAAGCATCCGTCAACTGGCCAAGCTGCCGTTCCATGACCAGGATCGGCACAGCAGCCCGCAGATCGGCTGCCTCCGAGGCATGAATCATGTCTTCAGGATTTCTTCAACCGCCTCGGTCACCGCCTCCGCGAAGGCCGCGTCGTTGATGTAGGCGTCGAGCTCCTTGAACACGATTCCGGGGTCGAGATGCTGTCTGAGCGTTTCAAGCAGCGCCGCGTCGGCCTCCGGATCCCAATAAGGCTTCCCCGCCCGGTCGAGTGTGGAAAGCCCCCTCCGGGGCCATAGCACCATCACGGGGCCGCAGGCCTGGTTCAGCTTCTCCGCCAGGGCCTCCCCGAGCCGGCGGTTTTCCTCCGGACTGGTGCGGACGAGCGTGGCCATCGGGTTGTGGCAGTAGAGATTGCGGCCCTGGAAACAGGCCGGGACGGTCTCGGGTCCCAAAAAGTTGATGAAATCGGCGCTTCCCGGCGCCACCACCTGCGGGATGCCTCGCTTCCCGGCGGCGGTGAGCCGATCGGGCCCGGCCGAGGCCCGCCCCCCCAGCATGAAGTTGGTGACTTCGTTTACTCCCAGTTCGACCACGGCCTTCACCTCATGCGAGGCCACGTAGTCCTCGAGCGCCTCCCCGCCCGTGCCGATGGTGTGGTAGACCAGCACGGCGTACCCCAGGGCCTCCAGCCGGTCCTTGACCGCCAGTCCGCAGCCGGTCACGGTGCCGTTCATGCTCATGACCACGAGGGGGCGGTTCCGGTCGGAGAGGGGCGCCATCTTCACCATGCCCACGATCGCCCCTGCGGCATTGACGAGGATCCGCCGCGTCAGCCGGTTGATCCCGGCCAGGTCGGCCACGGGCGGCATGACCAGGACGTCCTTCGGCCCGATATAGGGCCAGAGCCCGGCCTGGGTCACTTTGGTCGAAACGAGAACCTTGGGAAATCCCAGGGGAAGGCATTTCAGGGTGGGGGCGACGATGACGGAGCCCTGGCCGCCGCCGACGGCGAGCAGCCCGTGGATGCGCCCTTCAGCCAGCAGGCCGGAGATGACCATCTGGAGGCCCGTCGCCATGGTCCTCTGGGCGAAGGCCTCGTCCCCGGTGTCCACCAATCGCTCGATGGTCTGCCCGCCGGCCTCGGCGATCCGTTCGCGGGGGATGTCAGCCGGGAGGAAGGCTTCGTCCAGGATGCCCGTGTCGACAACGAGCGCCCGGACGCCCTCACGTGTAATCAGGTCCCGTAGGAGTTCGATCTCGGGGCCCTTGGTGTCCAAGGTCCCCACAACGGCAACGGTCTTCTGCATGGCATCCCCCAGGGGTTGTCGAGGGTTTACAGCCGGTGCAGGCGCCCGCTGGCCGTTTTGCATTCGAACCCGCGGGCGCCTTGCCTGTGACCATGATGACCGGTTTTCGATCGATCGGATTCCCCCCGCCATCGACGGCGGGGGGCTGTAGAAGTGTGCATTTTGCGGGCGTGAGAAACGACACGTCTTCCTCCGCCCGCGGAGGGGTTATACGTTCGCGAAGAGGTCGGCCCACTTCTCGAGGGTCTTGCGCCGGAGCTCCGGCCCGGCCGTGTTGACCGGCGGAAACTTGTCCTTCCAGTGGTAGGGGCGGCAGGCGTTGATGAAGACCTTGGCCGTCGTGTAGTCCTTGCGCGCGCGCTTCTCCGGGTTGATCATCGGATCGAGCGGGCTTGTGAGGAAGCCGGGGACGATATCGATGTAGGCCTCCGGGTCGCACCGGGTGGTGACCGCCCAGAGGACCTCGTCCAGGTTCGACGGGTCGATGTCCTCATCGACCGTGATGATGTAGCGGCCCGTGCAGGCGCCGCCCTGCAGGAACGCGCCCGCGAGCGTGGCCACCTGCTTGGCGTGACCTAGGTAGCGCTGTTTGAGGGAAACGACCGCGATGATCCGGTCGCCCGGGCCGTGGACGTACACGCCCCGGATGTCCATCATGCCGGCCTTCTCCAGCTCGTTCCAGAGAAAGGTCGCCGAGTGGATCGGGATGGGGAACCAGGTGTTGACCGGGGGTTTGACCGGCGGCTGCCCGAAGAGGATCGGGTCGTTCCGGTGATAGAGCTTCTTGATGTGCACCACGGGCTCGTTCCGGGTCCCCGAGGCGTAGTACCCCTGCCACTCCCCGAAAGGCCCCTCGGGCCGGCTGTCCTCCTCGGGCGGCGGCGAGAACCCGCAGGCCACGATCTCGGCCGTGGCCGGAATGGGAAGGCCCGTCACGTCGTCGATGACGACCTCGACGCCCTGGCCCTTGATGTACCCGGCCATGTCGTACTCGGAGATCCCCCACGGCAGCGGGATGGTGGAGAGCGCGAAGAGGAGCGGGTCCTGGCCGAAGCACATGGCGACCGGGCAGGGCTTGCCCATCGCCCAGTACTTCTCGCGCATGATGGTCGCGTGCTTCCCCGGCGAGGCGTAAAAGGCCAGGGTCGTCTTGTCCTGGATCATGACGCGGTAGGTGCCGAAGTTCACCCAGCCTTCGTCCGGATCCCGCGTGATCGTGATCACGCCCGTCCCGATGTAGCGGCCGCCGTCCAGGGTGTGCCACTTGGGGGTCGGGATCTTGAAGATGTCGATGTCGCCTCCGGTCAGGATGTTTTCCTTTACGGGGCCGTTCTGCACCTCGACGGGCGGCACGGGCTTGAACGCGTTCCACTTCCTCTTCCAGTCGGCCACGCACTCCAGCCGGGACAGCTCGTCGGGGAACCCGAAGGCGATGCGCTGACCCACCTCGTGATGCAGCAGATTGGTGGCCACCCGGAACCCGGCCGGATACCCCTTGATGTTGTCGAAGACCAGGCCCGGGCCCTGCTTTTCCGCCATCAGCTCATTGATGGTGCCGATCTCGAGATCCCAGTCGGCGTTGTTCACCACGCGCAGTTTGCCCTTCTGGTCGAGCGCCCCCAACAAGCCTCTCAGGTCATTGATCATCGCATCCCCTCCAGTAAAAAGTTTCACATTATGGAACATGGTTTCACTTTTAGATTGACGGTATCGTTTTGAAATGGTATGTGTCAAGTAAAAAGTGAACCGTGCTCACTCGGTGGACTGAAAAATTTTGGCGATGGGCCGGCAGTCAGCGTCTTCAAGGCTGGAGAAGCCGCAGGGCGGAGGGAAGATGGACGGAAAGAGGCAGGAGAAGAGGGAAGACAAAAATATGGCCGATCGTCAAAAGGAAACCGAAACCGCCTACCGCGTGCAGGTCCTCGAACGGGCCTTGGACATCCTGGATGCCTTCAGCTTCGAAACACGGGAGATGAGCCTCTCGGAGATCGTCCAGAAGACCGGGCTCAACAAGACCACGGTCAAGCGGCTCCTGGCCAACCTCACGGCCAGGCGCTACCTCCGCCAGGACCCCCTGTCGAAGCGCTACCACCTGGGGCTGCGCCTCTTCGAACTGGGGAGCATCGTGTTCTCCTCCTTTTCCCTGCGCAAATCCGCCGACCGCGCGATGTCCCGGCTCCGGAACGAGACCGGCGCGACCGTGCTCCTCGGCGTCCTGATGGACAACCAGCTCGTGTATGCCGACAAGAAGGAGGGGAGCGGCGCGATCCGCGTCGTCTCCGACATCGGGTGGCGCAGACCGCCGCACTACGGGATGCTCGGGATGGTCCTGATGGCCCACCTCAAGGAGGACGCGGTGGATCGCATCCTGGAAGAGAGCCCGCTCGAATCCTACACCGTCCACTCCATCGTGGACAACGATCGATTCAAGCGGCGTTTGCAGCAGATCCGGGAACAGGGCTATGTGGTCGAACACGAAGAGGCCCTGGACGGCGTCATCGGCATTGCCGCCCCCATTCGCGGCTATCCGCAGCGGGTCGTCGGGGCCCTGGGGGTCGCCTTGACCGCCACGGAAGGGAAATCCGAAGAACGCCTGAACACGA harbors:
- a CDS encoding conserved hypothetical protein (Evidence 4 : Unknown function but conserved in other organisms) produces the protein MQKTVAVVGTLDTKGPEIELLRDLITREGVRALVVDTGILDEAFLPADIPRERIAEAGGQTIERLVDTGDEAFAQRTMATGLQMVISGLLAEGRIHGLLAVGGGQGSVIVAPTLKCLPLGFPKVLVSTKVTQAGLWPYIGPKDVLVMPPVADLAGINRLTRRILVNAAGAIVGMVKMAPLSDRNRPLVVMSMNGTVTGCGLAVKDRLEALGYAVLVYHTIGTGGEALEDYVASHEVKAVVELGVNEVTNFMLGGRASAGPDRLTAAGKRGIPQVVAPGSADFINFLGPETVPACFQGRNLYCHNPMATLVRTSPEENRRLGEALAEKLNQACGPVMVLWPRRGLSTLDRAGKPYWDPEADAALLETLRQHLDPGIVFKELDAYINDAAFAEAVTEAVEEILKT
- the ubiD_R gene encoding UbiD-like subunit of potential (De) carboxylase, with protein sequence MINDLRGLLGALDQKGKLRVVNNADWDLEIGTINELMAEKQGPGLVFDNIKGYPAGFRVATNLLHHEVGQRIAFGFPDELSRLECVADWKRKWNAFKPVPPVEVQNGPVKENILTGGDIDIFKIPTPKWHTLDGGRYIGTGVITITRDPDEGWVNFGTYRVMIQDKTTLAFYASPGKHATIMREKYWAMGKPCPVAMCFGQDPLLFALSTIPLPWGISEYDMAGYIKGQGVEVVIDDVTGLPIPATAEIVACGFSPPPEEDSRPEGPFGEWQGYYASGTRNEPVVHIKKLYHRNDPILFGQPPVKPPVNTWFPIPIHSATFLWNELEKAGMMDIRGVYVHGPGDRIIAVVSLKQRYLGHAKQVATLAGAFLQGGACTGRYIITVDEDIDPSNLDEVLWAVTTRCDPEAYIDIVPGFLTSPLDPMINPEKRARKDYTTAKVFINACRPYHWKDKFPPVNTAGPELRRKTLEKWADLFANV
- a CDS encoding Transcriptional regulator, IclR family; this encodes MDGKRQEKREDKNMADRQKETETAYRVQVLERALDILDAFSFETREMSLSEIVQKTGLNKTTVKRLLANLTARRYLRQDPLSKRYHLGLRLFELGSIVFSSFSLRKSADRAMSRLRNETGATVLLGVLMDNQLVYADKKEGSGAIRVVSDIGWRRPPHYGMLGMVLMAHLKEDAVDRILEESPLESYTVHSIVDNDRFKRRLQQIREQGYVVEHEEALDGVIGIAAPIRGYPQRVVGALGVALTATEGKSEERLNTIVDKLRQAAEEISADLGGGMNP